One Cardinium endosymbiont cEper1 of Encarsia pergandiella genomic region harbors:
- a CDS encoding LolA family protein, with the protein MKITKRCHFLVVQLFSALLGWLISIVPIFGAVDEKALEILEKTSAYYQSLENFSATYNLTIQYPEEDTIRHGKMCITARGPQYRLSYDQKETITDGETIWVYDKALKEVTISEYAKTDSDLNFAELYNLYQEGYLSVYIGERIVHKTKNIMRDIVQLTPLDKDSSFKSITLEIDRTTTQIHRWEVVQNEETRYICTVCSFSVNIPLSDAYFTFDVGAHGDLEIIDLRENEEEMDVDEI; encoded by the coding sequence ATGAAAATCACTAAGCGCTGTCACTTTCTAGTAGTACAGTTATTTAGCGCACTGTTAGGTTGGTTGATCTCAATAGTCCCTATTTTTGGAGCAGTAGATGAAAAAGCACTTGAAATTTTAGAAAAAACTTCTGCTTACTACCAAAGTCTAGAGAACTTTAGTGCGACCTATAATTTGACCATTCAGTATCCAGAAGAGGATACCATTCGGCATGGTAAAATGTGCATCACTGCTCGAGGGCCACAATATAGATTATCGTATGACCAAAAAGAAACTATAACAGATGGAGAGACGATCTGGGTATACGATAAAGCGTTAAAAGAAGTGACTATTAGCGAATATGCTAAAACAGATTCTGATCTGAATTTTGCTGAATTATATAATCTCTATCAAGAAGGCTATTTATCTGTTTATATCGGGGAACGTATCGTACATAAAACCAAAAATATAATGCGAGATATTGTCCAGTTAACGCCTCTTGATAAAGATAGCAGCTTTAAAAGTATTACATTGGAGATCGATCGTACGACCACACAAATTCATAGATGGGAAGTAGTACAAAACGAAGAAACAAGGTATATTTGTACAGTTTGTAGTTTTTCTGTGAACATTCCCTTATCAGATGCTTATTTTACATTTGATGTTGGTGCCCATGGAGACTTAGAAATAATAGATCTACGAGAAAATGAAGAAGAGATGGATGTAGATGAAATCTAG
- a CDS encoding IS6 family transposase, which translates to MFSITRRLLPYFKGFCSSPELILLFVYMKCRFSLSYRDLEEMMHMRGAKIDHYTLQRWVIKFILLIDQEVRKRKRPVGSSWRMDETYVKLNGKWIYLYRAVDRYGDTVDFFLSERRDKSAALYFFRKAIKENNTPYKVVVDKSGSNKAALDALNTEIDQDHKIQIFQNKYLNNRVEQDHRFITKRIKPMLGFKSFHSANITITGIENIRIIQKGQLIGSKKQVSTFENFAKLMAA; encoded by the coding sequence ATGTTTAGTATTACCCGTAGATTATTGCCCTATTTTAAAGGATTTTGTTCTTCACCAGAGTTAATCCTTCTATTTGTATATATGAAATGTCGTTTTTCTTTAAGCTATAGAGACTTGGAAGAGATGATGCATATGAGAGGCGCAAAGATTGACCATTATACCTTACAAAGGTGGGTCATTAAGTTCATTCTACTCATAGATCAAGAAGTAAGAAAAAGAAAACGCCCAGTTGGTAGTAGCTGGAGAATGGATGAAACTTACGTAAAACTAAATGGTAAGTGGATTTATTTATATAGAGCAGTAGATCGTTATGGAGATACAGTTGATTTTTTTCTAAGTGAACGTAGAGACAAGTCTGCAGCTCTTTATTTTTTTCGTAAGGCTATCAAAGAAAATAACACTCCATACAAAGTGGTAGTTGACAAAAGCGGTAGTAATAAAGCTGCACTTGATGCTTTAAATACAGAAATAGATCAAGATCACAAGATTCAAATATTTCAAAATAAATACTTGAACAATAGAGTCGAACAAGATCATAGGTTTATCACAAAACGGATAAAACCTATGTTGGGATTTAAAAGTTTCCATTCAGCTAACATTACCATTACAGGAATAGAAAATATTAGAATCATTCAAAAAGGACAATTAATCGGATCTAAAAAACAGGTATCTACTTTTGAGAACTTTGCTAAACTTATGGCCGCATAA
- a CDS encoding AAA family ATPase: MLELINLNHTREKKKGIQCNYEPNIVVLIDEYDAPIVNLTKGSDLEQGNIKVMKDFFMTLKSLNECFQFTFITGVSKFSLSDIFSGANHLDDITVDIFADAMFGYTQEEIVRTFSVYLEGISLEWNKGSDKKITKEVVMEHMGHYYNGYRFHEKGASVYNPWSTLKFFKSGKLENYWYESGSPTILINQMLSDPDRFDLNMDNFQMEATRDELMYTGSRNEISLKSLMFQTDYLTIHYYDEATGLYTLKFPNKEIEASFQKSIKSSLEKSVKDYFIQERDKIRSALADQKIEIFIEHINTAFATLPYYIDTKQEKQYHSNLHMLLQGLGFLGGRKMQMYSESASSQSRSDIVLELERVIYLIEIKYRSSGQIGLEQIKANGYYRPYLLRQKTIILLGINFNEETRMIDDWKYEIQEDHLKK; encoded by the coding sequence GTGCTAGAGCTAATAAATTTAAACCATACTAGGGAAAAGAAGAAAGGTATACAATGTAATTATGAACCCAATATAGTAGTGCTTATAGATGAGTATGATGCACCAATTGTTAATCTAACCAAAGGTTCTGACCTAGAACAAGGCAATATCAAAGTGATGAAAGATTTCTTTATGACTTTAAAATCACTAAATGAATGCTTTCAATTCACTTTTATCACTGGCGTAAGCAAATTTAGTTTATCTGATATTTTTTCAGGGGCTAATCATCTAGACGATATTACTGTTGATATATTTGCTGATGCTATGTTTGGTTACACGCAAGAGGAAATAGTGAGAACTTTTTCAGTCTATTTAGAAGGCATTTCTTTAGAATGGAATAAAGGTAGTGATAAGAAAATAACTAAAGAGGTGGTAATGGAACATATGGGACATTACTATAACGGTTACAGGTTTCATGAAAAGGGTGCTTCTGTTTACAATCCATGGTCTACGCTCAAGTTCTTTAAAAGTGGTAAACTAGAAAACTACTGGTACGAATCAGGCAGCCCAACCATACTTATTAACCAGATGCTATCAGATCCTGATAGATTTGATCTTAATATGGATAATTTCCAAATGGAAGCTACCAGAGATGAACTCATGTATACAGGCAGTAGGAATGAAATTAGTTTAAAATCGCTGATGTTTCAAACGGACTATTTAACCATTCATTATTATGATGAAGCTACTGGTCTATATACCTTAAAATTCCCTAACAAAGAAATAGAAGCCTCTTTTCAGAAGAGTATAAAGTCCAGTTTAGAAAAGAGTGTAAAAGATTATTTTATACAAGAGCGTGATAAAATTAGAAGCGCATTAGCTGATCAAAAAATTGAAATCTTCATAGAGCATATCAACACAGCCTTTGCTACCCTTCCTTATTATATCGATACGAAACAGGAAAAACAGTACCACAGCAATTTACATATGTTGCTACAAGGGTTGGGTTTTCTAGGCGGTAGGAAAATGCAGATGTATAGTGAATCAGCTTCCAGTCAAAGTAGATCAGATATTGTGCTAGAATTAGAAAGGGTAATATACCTTATAGAAATCAAATATAGATCCAGTGGGCAGATAGGCTTAGAACAAATTAAAGCAAATGGATATTATAGACCTTACTTACTCAGACAGAAAACCATTATACTACTAGGCATTAATTTCAATGAGGAAACCAGAATGATAGACGATTGGAAGTATGAAATACAAGAAGACCATCTAAAAAAATAA
- a CDS encoding IS481 family transposase, producing MNLHQKIIKPKLGLLEVAKTLGNISSACKSMGYSRDSYYRFKSLYELGGQDALHEISRKKPILANRVDPKIEQSVIDMAIDYPAYGQLRVSNELKQEGILVSPGGVRSIWLRNDLNNIKKRLKVLESKMAEDGLVLTESQLSALERRKNEQESYGEIDTAHPGYLGCQDTYYVGTFKGIGKVYTQVFIDSYSRVSHAKLYTDKTALTAADLLNDRVLPWYQEQSIPILRILTDRGTEYKVKIEHHAFELFLSIEGIEHTVTKAYSPQTNGFCERFNKTMKQEFFDTAMRKKIYTDLDDLQEDLDNWLHYYNHERPHSGKYCYGKTPIQTWQDSKKLVLEKNNQIAYIKNMTDNLNLTDNYIL from the coding sequence ATGAACTTACATCAAAAAATAATTAAACCTAAACTAGGTTTATTAGAGGTAGCCAAAACGTTGGGCAATATCTCATCAGCGTGTAAAAGCATGGGTTATAGCAGAGATAGCTATTATCGTTTTAAGTCCTTATATGAACTAGGTGGTCAGGATGCCCTACATGAGATAAGTCGCAAGAAACCTATATTAGCTAATAGAGTAGATCCTAAGATAGAACAATCAGTAATAGATATGGCCATAGATTATCCAGCATATGGTCAACTTAGGGTATCAAACGAGTTAAAGCAGGAAGGTATACTTGTTTCTCCTGGAGGCGTAAGATCTATCTGGTTACGCAATGACTTAAATAATATAAAGAAACGTCTTAAAGTTTTGGAATCCAAGATGGCTGAAGATGGTCTTGTTTTGACTGAATCCCAGTTATCAGCCTTAGAAAGACGTAAAAATGAACAAGAATCATATGGAGAAATAGATACGGCACATCCTGGTTATTTAGGTTGTCAAGACACTTATTATGTGGGTACCTTTAAAGGTATAGGTAAAGTATATACGCAAGTATTTATAGATAGCTATTCTAGAGTATCTCATGCAAAACTATATACTGATAAGACAGCTCTGACAGCAGCTGATCTGTTAAATGACAGAGTATTACCTTGGTACCAAGAACAAAGTATACCAATTTTACGTATTCTAACAGATCGAGGTACCGAGTATAAAGTCAAAATAGAACATCATGCTTTTGAGTTATTTTTAAGCATTGAAGGTATAGAGCATACGGTTACTAAAGCCTATTCACCGCAAACCAATGGATTTTGTGAGCGTTTTAATAAAACAATGAAACAGGAATTCTTTGATACAGCTATGCGTAAAAAAATCTATACAGACCTGGATGATTTGCAAGAGGATTTAGATAACTGGTTACACTACTATAATCATGAGCGACCCCATTCTGGAAAGTACTGTTACGGAAAAACACCTATACAAACTTGGCAAGATAGCAAAAAACTAGTACTTGAAAAAAATAATCAAATCGCCTATATTAAAAACATGACTGACAACCTAAACTTAACTGACAACTATATACTATAA
- a CDS encoding ankyrin repeat domain-containing protein, giving the protein MPKQNLNVDINKKDRHGNTPLHLAIFEGNAEQVRLLLQDKKIDVNARNNYYNSAIHYAVSEEHIALLKVLLEESATIDVNAIDKDSYASLHYASFNGHLEMAQLLVKHINIDVNIKDKYKNTPLHYAAFEGHLEVLNLLLTNKNININITNHHGNTPLYYAASKGHLELVEVLVATEGIQIMVKNKYGRTPFDAANWNSHPKCCEVLYSAIHQKEA; this is encoded by the coding sequence ATGCCAAAACAAAATTTAAATGTCGATATAAACAAAAAAGATAGACATGGAAACACGCCACTTCATTTGGCAATTTTTGAAGGTAATGCGGAACAGGTTAGGCTATTGTTGCAGGATAAAAAAATTGATGTAAATGCAAGAAATAACTATTATAACTCTGCCATACATTACGCCGTTTCTGAGGAGCATATAGCATTGCTTAAAGTATTATTGGAAGAATCAGCCACTATTGATGTAAATGCAATAGACAAAGATAGCTATGCTTCCCTGCATTATGCATCATTCAACGGCCATTTAGAGATGGCACAACTATTAGTAAAGCATATAAATATTGATGTGAACATCAAAGATAAATATAAAAATACACCATTGCATTATGCTGCATTTGAGGGTCATTTAGAAGTACTTAATCTGTTGCTAACAAACAAAAATATTAATATCAATATCACAAACCATCATGGCAATACGCCATTATATTATGCAGCATCTAAAGGTCATTTAGAGCTCGTTGAGGTATTGGTAGCCACTGAAGGTATTCAGATCATGGTAAAAAATAAATATGGAAGAACCCCATTTGATGCGGCCAACTGGAACAGCCATCCTAAATGTTGTGAAGTATTATATAGTGCCATCCATCAAAAAGAAGCATAA